From the genome of Pseudophryne corroboree isolate aPseCor3 chromosome 9, aPseCor3.hap2, whole genome shotgun sequence:
TTTTATCTCTATTAAGGTTCCATTGTTAAAGGTTTTATCTGCACTATTAGCGCCAAGAGACATTTTTAAAGAATTACCTGCAGCTACCACATCTTCTGATGGCGGCAGCCTATTGGCTACACTTTGCGGGTTGTAGTTCCGGTAGTGTTACCcagagggatacggtcgttaggtcgacagtcattaagtcaacatgtactaggtcgacaggtcaaaaggtcgacatgagtttttcacattttttggggatTATTtcatacacgtggactacgattggaacgataacctgtgccgaCCAAAGCGAGCCACTTTGCCTGAGCTCGCCATGcgcggggacacggtgcactaattggggtcccccgtcactttacgaagaaaacgatggcaaaaatagaaaaaacaacaacaacaaaaaccatgtcgacctaatgacgatGTAGACCTTCCATGTTcggcctaagttgtgtctatccaacaacCCGTACCCTACCCAGAAACCCTCAGCCAGAAATGGCAGCTGCACATGGCGAACACATGGGCACCACCCTTGGTGCATGGCTGCGACGGGCTCCTGATCCTGCCTGTGCCGGGCGATACCTCACACTCCGCACGGTGATACTGGGCAGTAATATCGCGGCCAGGCTGCGGTTCAGATGTGGGGATTGATAAATGGCCTCTCAGTGTCCATAAGTCACCATTGTGGTTTCTGGTTTCATATTACGATACATTTTATGGTCATCATCAAACAAGAGTTGTCACTGCCTGGTAGACCCGGTTCTAGGTCTACTGCGTGTATACAGCTGGCATGCGCTGGAGAGGTCATCCGTCCATGGGGGTCACTTCATGTGTAACCCGGGAACATTGCAGGGGTGGAGCGCTATCCCAGAGTACACTGTAGGTGTCACAGCACAGGTCCAGACAGCTATTGATGCCAGCTGGGGCCCAAGGAGTGTTGTACCGATAACCAGAAATGGGGGTATACGAGAGACCCCCTAATCCCCAAGAATCTCCTATAATGGACACAGGGAAGGGGGCCTGCAAGAGAGACTGCACCTCTGAGACCCTCCAGTACAGAGCACCAGGAAAGGGGGCCTGCGAGAGACTGCACCTCTGAGACCCTCCAGTACAGAGCACCAGGAAAGGGGGCCTGCGAGAGAGACTGCACCTGAGACCCTCCCGTACAGAGCACCAGGAAAGGGGGCCTGCGAGAGACTGCACCTGAAACCCTCCAGTACAGAGCACCAGGAAAGGGGGCCTGCAAGAGCGACTGCACCTGAGACCCTCCCGTACAGAGCACCAGGAAAGGGGGCCTGCGAGAGAGACTGCACCTCTGAGACCCTCCAGTACAGAGCACCAGGAAAGGGGGCCTGCAAGAGCGACTGCACCTGAGACCCTCCCGTACAGAGCACCAGGAAAGGGGGCCTGCAAGAGAGACTGCACCTCTGAGACCCTCCAGTACAGAGCACCAGGAAAGGGGGCCTGCGAGAGAGACTGCACCTCTGAGACCCTCCAGTACAGAGCACCAGGAAAGGGGGCCTGCAAGAGAGACTGCACCTCTGAGACCCTCCAGTACAGAGCACCAGGAAAGGGGGCCTGCGAGAGAGACTGCACCTCTGAGACCCTCCAGTACAGAGCACCAGGAAAGGGGGCCTGCGAGAGAGACTGCACCTCTGAGACCCTCCAGTACAGAGCACCAGGAAAGGGGGCCTGCGAGAGAGACTGCACCTGAGACCCTCCAGTACAGAGCACCAGGAAAGGGGGACTGAGAGAGACTGCACCTCTGAGACCCTCCAGTACAGAGCACCAGGAAAGGGGGCCTGCGAGAGACTGCACCTCTGAGACCCTCCAGTACAGAGCACCAGAAAAGGGGGCCTGCGAGAGACTGCACCTCTGAGACCCTCCAGTACAGAGCACCAGGAAAGGGGGCCTGCGAGAGAGACTGCACCTGAGACCCTCCAGTACAGAGCACCAGGAAAGGGGGCCTGCGAGAGACTGCACCTGAGACCCTCCAGTACAGAGCACCAGGAAAGGGGGCCTGCGAGAGACTGCACCTCTGAGACCCTCCAGTACAGAGCACCAGGAAAGGGGGCCTGCGAGAGACTGCACCTGAGACCCTCCAGTACAGAGCACCAGGAAAGGGGGACTGAGAGAGACTGCACCTGAGACCCTCCAGTACAGAGCACCAGAAAAGGGACCTGCGAGAGAGACCCTGTATCTCGGAGACCCTCCAGTACAGAGCACCAGGAAAAGGGGCCTGCGAGAGACTGCACCTCTGAGACCCTCCAGTACAGAGCACCAGGAAAAGGGACCTGCGAGAGAGACCCTGTATCTCGGAGACCCTCCAGTACAGAGCACCAGGAAAGAGGACCTGCGAGAGACTGCACCTGAGACCCTCCAGTACAGAGCACCAGGGAAGGGGGCCTGCGAGAGACTGCACCTGAGACCCTCCAGTACAGAGCACCAGGAAAGGGGGCCTGCGAGAGAGACTGCACCTGAGACCCTCCAGTACAAAGCACCAGGAAAGGGGGCCTGCGAGAGAGACCCTGTATCTCGGAGTCAAGCACCCAGTAACCCCGCCAGCAGCTCCATGATTGCGGAGATAGTACAAAGATACCCCATTCCCACCATTAATGCCCCCACAAGTGTGACAAGGACCAGGGCAATTGTACACGCCGGGGCTGGTGTAAGAAATCTATCAACAGATAAATGGTGCGTAGTATGAAGAACTGGAAACTTCTACATATATGCAGTGAACGCGTCACATCAGTGGTTTCTCCCCGTCGACCCTCGGAAAGTCCCATCACAGATGCGTCCTCACACGATGTGGCGGAAGTGGAGGTAAACCGCTCCTCATGTTCTGCGAGGCTCTGCTTCCGCCAGGCGTCTTTTTGTGCCAAAATGTGGTTTTAATCGCAATGTGATACAACTAGGACACCGGGAGCCTGTGgcgatttgatatgcgacacttgtacatctgtttgcaagtctctgaatctgtatacaaagcgcTATGATGCAGCAACTGCGGCTTTTTTCCACGCCAAGTTCCGCATATTACACACGGCTGAGTCTATGTATCACGAGTgtcacatcaaattaatcagcagagtctcctggtgctCCCTGGCCGCATCACATTGCAACCAAGATGCAGTATTAGGCAAAAATAGACCCCCGACACTAGTAGAACCACGTGACATGTCGGCCCCCTCCCGCCGGCATCTCACAGTATACAGTGGGgggaaaaagtatttggacagccaccgattgtgcaagttgacccacttaaaaagatgagcgaggtgtgtaatttccatcataggaacTGTGAgagacacttcaactgtgagagacagaatctggaaatcacattgtatgatttttaaacaattttcttgtatattcttgtggaaaataaatatttggacacctaccaagcagcaagatttctggctctcacagacctgttatttcTTCTTTAagtagctcttctatcctccactcgttacctgtattaatggcacctgtttgagctggttatctgtataaaagacacctgtccacaccctcaaacagtcagactgctacctctccaccatggccaagaccagagagctgtctaaggacaccagggacacaattgtagagctgcacaaggctgggatgagctactcgacaataggcaagcagcttggtgagaagagatcaactgttggcgcaattataaaaaaatggaagaaatacaagatcactgacaatctccctcgacctggggctccatgcaagatctcacctcgtggggtatctgtGATTTTGAGATGGTgatgaatcagcccagaactacacgggaggacctggtcaatgacctcaagagagctgggaccacagtcacaaaggttaccattagtaacacactacgtcgtcatggattgaaatcctacagcgcacgaaaggtccccctgcttaagccagcacatgtccaggcccgtctaaagtttgccagtgaccatctggatgatccagaggaggactgggagaatgtaatgtggtcagatgagagtaaaatcaaactttttggtataaactccattcgccgtgtttggagggagaagaatgatgaacggCATcctaagaacaccatacccactgtgaagcatgggggtggaaacatcatgctttggggctgcttttctccaaaggggacaggacgactgatccatattaaggagaggatgaatagggccatgtatcgtgagattttgggcaaaaccctccttccctcagtaagagcattgaagatggaacgtggctgggtcttccagcatgacaatgaccccaaacacaccgcccgggcaactaaggagtggcttcgtaagaagcatttcaaggtcctggagtggcctagccagtctccagacctcaacccaacagaaaatctgtggagggagttgaaagtccttgttgcccggcgacagccccaaacatgacagatctagagaagatctgcatggaagagtgggccaaaatacctgctacagtgtgtgcaaacctggtcaagaactacaggaaacgtttgacctctgtaattgccaaccgaggttatattacaaagtatcgagttcaactttctgattgtccaaatatttattttccacaagaataaacaaataaatagtgtaacaatcatacaatgtgatctccagattctgtctctcacaggtgaagtctatgatggaaattacagacctctctcatctttataagtgggtcaacttccacaatcggtggctgtccaaatacttcttTGCCCCACTGTATGGCGTCGTGAGGCTGGATGTACGAGGACTGTGAACTAtgtaagcaggtgggataattactctgCATGATAAAAGAAATCCATaagacatgacctgttggtggcacTTGAGGACTGGAGATCATGCTTTAAATTACTTCAAGATTAAACACTAAGGGGGTGATGTATCAAAGCGCAGCgagagataaagtattaaccaatcagctcctatctgccattttTCAAGTATAGTCTGTAACGAGTTAGGAgcggactggttggtactttatctctctccaagatttgctaCATCTTTCCCCAAGTTAGATAGCGTGCCAGATCTATCACCTCTGAGCCAAAGTGCACGGTGGTTAGACAGGCGGCGGTTTTGGTAAGTGCCCACTTCTCGGCCGGGTTTGGGGCGACAGTTTGAGGCCGCACTAACATTAGCGCGCGCAGACATCACACTTATGGAAGCAGCTTTAAATGTCCCCTCAATCCCGCCGAGAAACAGCAAGTGGAGGGCTCGTGGGGCAGGTGCAGCGGGCACTATGGGATAACCAGAACAGGTCCGAGGGTCACACAAACAGTCTAAAAGGTTTATTCCACATTTTTATAAAGAGTCAGATCTGTAAAAGAtacacaataaaaaacaaacaaaaacaaaacacaaaaacatcAGCATTCGCATCAAAAACAACATAAAATGCTCCCGTTCTCCCAGAGAACTAGATGGGTTTGATTTTAAAGTGAAGTCCAATCAGGCTGAAGACCAGACACTTCAGGTCCTGTACAAGGTAATAGAAAACTCGTAGTCCCTCGGGGTCCCTGGAAGACAGAAGATGGACTGATGTTAGGTGCTGCATAACATAGCGCCACCTGCAATACTATCCATACAGCTGCCCTGCCTTACATCACAGCTGGACACGTgctgccccccttctcctccttacagcagcggccaTAGGATGTAATCAGGATTACTCGCACATCTGTACCGGTCATTATTACCACCAGCTACCATTCCATTAATAGAGAATGGAGATGGCTGTACATGTGCATAATATACAGCGCAACACTCACCGCAGAGAACTATTACTCAGCGTGACGTCTGCATTCTACAAGAGGGGGAGAGCTGCTCCGTGGCGTGGAGGGAGGGAACGTATTTAGTGAAAGGGTCCATTTTGCCAAAACAAAGAACCCGCCTACGGTTATTTGGGACTCTAGAGCAAGTCTAGGATTAGTTGTAGGTAAAGCCTCCGCTCAGAGGGAAGAGGACTCTGCAGCAGTTCCCTGTACAGCGCTGAGTAATGAGCAATCCGCAGACAGCACTAGTACTGGCATCCCCACCACAAATATACCGCCAGCCCCCAGAGACAGACGCAGGACGCAGAACACTCCTTACTGGAGGCGTCTGCAGCACAGGGGGAAGCTCTCCCTGGTGTACGGCTTATTactgcagccaatcacagctccTCTATGGGATACCTGGAAAATAAGTGCGGACAGTGCATCGCCCCGTGACCGTTCCAACGTATGGGCAACCAAACAGCGTTCCATTACTAGTTAGCCAATGAGCAGCCAGCGCACCCAGTGTATAAGCAGAACACGGATCCACCACGTAGGTCAGCGGACGCACCTCACTCACAAGTCTCACTGAGGATCTGCATGAAATGATAAAGACAGAAGGAAAGAAAATCTTACTTTGACTGATTGACATCTATAAGGGAACCGATTTTTGAGGTGGTGAAAGATATGTGCTCATCCCCAATGACAATCTCCAGCTCCTGTAACATGGAGGAAGGAAAGGTTTATGTGCAGGAACAGACGACTTCAGATAATTCATCATCATCGGCCTAAACCCTGTGATCATTACTGCAATGTGCGTCTAGCGTAGGCCTTCCCATCTCCTTCACACCTTTCTATGGAACCTTCCAATGTCGCGGACAAGCCAATGCTCCGAATATAATAATCTGAAGACAGAAATAAACCCCGGTAGACACATCACTGGATGTGAGGCTATATCCGGCTTCCACACTGGCCGAGTAACACCATGCGTGTTATCCTGTGTGCAGCACCGTGGTGCAGAGATGGCAATCCTGGGATTATACAGGTGTCAGCCCGGGTAtagggtggggggtggggaggttTCATTAATGATTTTATACTTTAAATAAATAGAGATTTTGTTTTCAGGACAATTTCCGTCTTATCCCCTGAGAACGGAGCAGACAGATACCGCTGTATATATGTGTAGTCAGCGCTCATCCCATTACAGACCGCTGAACATTTATGTGTTCCGTAGCCTGTCACTAGGCAGGTCAATAATACAATCATATAATCAACGATATATGAgtagtacatacagatattttggaGAACTGCGTGGGGCATTACAGAATCACCATCATATTCCCTGCAGATAATCGGATAGTGATACAAGATTTGCTCATGGCATGGCTGTAAGGCAGCGTGGGTACTGTATGGGTGTGCCAAGGAAACCAGCCTGGAGCCTGAACACATTTCAGGACGGGAACAGAACTCACCTGTCGGCCAACTCTGTCCGGCGGGGGCCACAAGGCGTCGTCTTCTTTTGTTATCTCACTGTCATCTATGATCCGCTTCagttcctccatcacactcttgtgTACGTATGCCTGGAATGAGAGCCAGCACAATACATTAGCAGGGAGCGATGCATTACTTTTACATTTCATCCTAAACGCCGCGGCTTGCCTAATTAATGAACCCCTTGGGAGTTCATTACAGGGTAAGAGATGGGCATAGGCAAGAAAAGGATGAAGACTTCTCCACCGTCTGACTGACGTGTGCCGCGGTCTCTCAGCCTCCTCGCCAGCGGTAATAAGGGTGGTGCTCAGTCATCAGACCGCAGCCCCTACTTACAGCTCATGGTGATACAATGACCACTTACCTCCTTTCTGATCATTACGTCGTTCTTGTAGTTACTATTGTTGGCATAACGAAGTTTAcctgcaaagaaaagaaaaatgattAGGTAAATAGACAGAAATGCCATGGAAGCGGGCAGAGCTATGCAGGGGGCGCATTTAGCTGCCAATTTGCTCTGACACGTTACCAAGCGTCACTTATAGCAGGAACCCTATCCTCTGCATTGggaactactccccccccccccatgtggccCGCCCCCCTGACCCCCCTACACTGCCCCAATGTGTCCCCTAATCTCCCCACACCCTGTGTCCTCCTGACCCCCCCACACTCCAATGTGTCCCCCTAACCTCCCTACACTGCATCCTCctgtctcaccccccccccccccccaacacacacacactgcctcaatgTGCTCCCCTGCCAGTGCTTCAAGTATGGCGGTACTGCGCACCAGTAAGAAATTGGCAGCCAGTACGCAGTACTGCCGGGTTGATCACATTGCAGCTGCTGTgtccgaggggaggagagcgcaatcAGAAGCCGACGCTGACGGACTGTGAGCCTGATTTGAGATACACACCGCCACAGACTGGACTGAGGGCAGACAAGGCGCTCCCTCCTCCTCGTACACAGTGACATCCCCATTTTCATTGACTACGCCCcgttccccacactgcccctatgTGTCCTCCTGTACCCCACTGCCTCTATGTGTCCCCCTGCCCCGTGTGTCCCCATCCCCTACACTGCCCCATGTCCCCCCCTGCACCTACACAGTCCCCCATGCGTCCCCTCCACTGTCCCTATGCGTCCCCCTGCCCCCACCACTGCCCCACATGTCCCCCTCCACTGCCCCACGTGTCCCCCTGCCCCCTCCATTGCCTCTATGCGTCCCCCTGCCCCCTCCACTGTCCCTATGTGTCCCCCTGCCTCCTCCACTGTCCCTATGTGTCCCCCTGCCCCCTCCACTGTCCCTATGTGTCCCCCTGCCTCCTCCACTGTCCCTATGTGTCCCCCTGCCCCCTCCACTGCCCCACGTGTCCCCCTGCCCCCTCCACTGCCCCACGTGTCCCCCTGCCCCCTCCATTGCCTCTATGCGTCCCCCTGCCCCCTCCACTGTCCCTATGCGTCCCCCTGCCTCCTCCACTGTCCCTATGTGTCCCCCTGCCCCCTCCACTGCCCCTATGTGTCCCCCTGCCCCCTCCACTGCCCCTATGTGTCCCCCTGCCCCCTCCACTGCCCCTATGTGTCCCCCTGCCCCCTCCACTGCCCCTATGTGTCCCCCTGCCCCCTCCACTGCCCCTATGTGTCCCCCTGCCCCCTCCACTGCCCCTATGTGTCCCCCTGCCCCCTCCACTGCCCCTATGTGTCCCCCTGCCCCCTCCACTGCCCCTATGCGTCCCCCTGCCCCCTCCACTGCCCCTATGCGTCCCCCTGCCCCCTCCACTGCCTCTATGCGTCCCCCTGCCCCCTCCATTGCCTCTATGCGTCCCCCTGCCCCCTCCACTGTCCCTATGCGTCCCCCTGCCTCCTCCACTGTCCCTATGTGTCCCCCTGCCCCCTCCACTGCCCCTATGTGTCCCCCTGCCCCCTCCACTGCCCCTATGTGTCCCCCTGCCCCCTCCACTGCCCCTATGTGTCCCCCTGCCCCCTCCACTGCCCCTATGTGTCCCCCTGCCCCCTCCACTGCCCCTATGTGTCCCCCTGCCCCCTCCACTGCCCCTAtgtgtccacctgccccctccactgCCCCTATGTGTCCCCCTGCCCCCTCCATTGCCTCTATGCGTCCCCCTGCCCCCTCCATTGCCTCTATGCGTCCCCCTGCCCCCTCCACTGTCCCTATGCGTCCCCCTGCCTCCTCCACTGTCCCTATGTGTCCCCCTGCCCCCTCCACTGCCCCTATGTGTCCCCCTGCCCCCTCCACTGCCCCTATGTGTCCCCCTGCCCCCTCCACTGCCCCTATGTGTCCCCCTGCCCCCTCCACTGCCCCTATGTGTCCCCCTGTCCCCTCCACTGTCCCTATGTCTCCCCCTGCCCCCTACACTGTCCCTGTGTCCCCCTGCCCCCTCCACTGCCCCTATGTGTCCCCCTGCCCCCTCCACTGCCCCTATGTGTCCCCCTGACCCCTCCACTGTCCCTATGTGTCCCCCTGCCCCTATGTGTCCCCCTGCCGGTACTGCCCCCTGTGTAGAAGCTCTGGTGGGGTTCCCGCGACCCCGGTACAGCCACACGCCCCCCGGGTGCTCACCGTCCGGCCGGAACTCGAACTCCAGGAACTCGTGCCCGAACTTCCCCTTGTGCCCCACATAGTAGCGGAGATAGAAGTCGCTGCCCATGATGTCGCCGTGCGCGCCCCCGAATGACAACACCGCGCGGCCGGTCGCACACCAGTGACGTATACCAGTACAGACAGGAGACGCAGCCAGTGACGATAGGTGTAGTGCTGAGAGAGCCGACCAATGAGAGGAGGGGGCGGGACTTACATTTTCCTATGGCGAGCAGCCACTAGAGGGAGCGCTATGCCGTGTCCCCGCCCCTTGTGATGTCACCGGGAGCTCAGACGGAGGCTGCGGGAAGATGGCGGCCTGCAAGCGGAGAGAGTCTCTGGTATAAGAGGGTGTCTGAACTCATGTCcccagctgctgcagaactacaagtcccagcatgccaccTCGTCACTATCTGCACCACAGCTTGCAGGATTACACCCATCATATTGCAGTGTTATAATATGGAGCCATTAGCTGGGCGAGCGGTCACAGTCACTGGCAGATATAAATCCACGGCCGGTATATCAGCGCGGAGGAACCGATGATGTACGATGCGCGGGACGCAGTCATTCATCGGTGCTCTATCGGCGTTTATCACTGCAGTCCAGTCCAGACGATATCGATGTTTCCAATGTCAATCCTTCATACAAACCGTTACAGGATAATCGCTCACTGCTCAGAGCGCAGTGTGTGGGGCCCTTAAGAATGTACCAGGGCGCAGTGCGCACATACGGTTGCTGCACGTCTTCCTACGCTCTCTGTGGGGCTGTGTGGTGAAACGCGCCATGTAGGGATCCGTCCGGAGCATGCACTGGCCACATACTGCAATCAGGGGTATAATGTGCGCAGCTGATCGCCATGGTAACATCGTCCTCTATGTCAGCTGGCGGGATGGGTAAAGTAATGCATCTACAGAACTGCACGTAACACGAGTGACTACAAATAAAATGCGTGGCAAATAGCATGACATGTCCGCACACACGCAGATCCGTATGCATGGTGAAATGCGCACCTACGCTTCATGTAAGAGATTACACAAGCCAGCATACATCTACGCATGGCGAAATGCGCACCTACATCTGGAAAAAGACTGGATAGAAACAACCGATAAGTAGAGAATGAAAAACCCTCTTCTCATCACATCTGACATTTACAGCGCACTAATCATCTGGCGTCTCATAGCATAAGTGCGAATAATTAGAGCTGCGCTACCTCCTAGGTCAGTGCTCGGCAATCCTGGATCACGTGAAAGCAGTACCGCGTCTTTGGACTGAAGCATGTATGTTCCGTGGGCTGGGGGCGCGTGACATCCTCCTCTGCACCACATGTGGCAGTCAGAGTCTGCACTCCAGTGAGGGGGTGAGGAGGAAAGTGTGCGCTCACCTCTCGGCATGGCCTCAGTCTCATAGGTAAATGGAGAAAATCCTGACAGCATATGTTAAGGATTGGGTACGATGTCCTGGCAGTGGTAGGGAGGGGCATCAGAGTGGCCATCATCGATGGTGAAGCTGTGAGTGGCCATTGATGGTGACCAACTATGAGATGagagaccatcaatggttttatccaccgatggtcatccctgttctttcagtGACTGGCCCGCAGACCAATCACAGCCTGGGGATttgcaggggcggagctatgctctgtgtcctggCACATTGGGAAATTTTTACTTTATTAATATTCATTTGTGCTGTGCCATTGATGGAGGAAAACCATCTGGTTCCCTCCCATCGATGGAAAAAGTATTCGACATTGACCATAAGTCATCAGTGATTACAAATCATCGAAGATCAATGGCCAGCCCTTCGTAACAGCCACAATCGCGGCAGCGGCATCCAGATGGTCTTAGTCCCGGCAACAGTATCCCAACAGTCACAGTAGCGACTTCCCGACGGTCACAGTCCCGGCAACGGCATCCGGACGGTCACAGTCCCAATGCATTTAGGGGAGTATTCTAGCCGTCCCCATcagacttaccctaaccctaatatcgtcGGGATGCCTCTGCCAAGAATGTCCACATACAGCACACGGGTGACGtccacctgcagcgcacagcgCACGGGTGACGtccacctgcagcgcacagcgCACGGGTGACGTCCACCTGCAGCGCACGGGTGACGTCCACCTGCAGCGCACGGGTGACGTCCACCTGCAGCGCACGGGTGACGTCCACCTGCAGCGCACGGGTGACGTCCACCTGCAGCGCACGGGTGACGTCCACCTGCAGCGCACGGGTGACGTCCACCTGCAGCGCACGGGTGACGTCCACCTGCAGCGCACGGGTGACGTCCACCTGCAGCGCACGGGTGACGTCCACCTGCAGCGCACAGCACACGGGTGACGTCCACGTGCAGCGCACAGCACACGGGTGATGTCCACGTGCAGCGCACAGCACACGGGTGACGTCcacatgaggatcgcctgaactcttattCTTCATATAATTTTTATCACTTTcagaatgagcggaagtggagggaacacatag
Proteins encoded in this window:
- the MAGOH gene encoding protein mago nashi homolog translates to MGSDFYLRYYVGHKGKFGHEFLEFEFRPDGKLRYANNSNYKNDVMIRKEAYVHKSVMEELKRIIDDSEITKEDDALWPPPDRVGRQELEIVIGDEHISFTTSKIGSLIDVNQSKDPEGLRVFYYLVQDLKCLVFSLIGLHFKIKPI